From a single Candoia aspera isolate rCanAsp1 chromosome 2, rCanAsp1.hap2, whole genome shotgun sequence genomic region:
- the AMT gene encoding aminomethyltransferase, mitochondrial isoform X3: protein MQRAGAAGRLALRRLGSFGARKRGYTSGQTKVFGRDRVKFIESLVVGDIGELKPDQGTLSLFTNEKGGIIDDLIVTSTSQQHLYVVSNAGCMDKDVALMQNKMKEMKAAGYDVHLEVSDNALLALQGPAMAHVLQPGVADNLAKLPFMSSAMMVVFGVQGCRVTRCGYTGEDGVEISVPASQAVELAELLLRNSSVWLAGLAARDSLRLEAGLCLYGNDIDENTTPVEASLVWTLGKRRRVAMDFPGASTILAQIKEKPKKKRVGLTSTGPPIRQHVPILSPEGKAIGEVTSGCPSPCLQKNIAMGYVDSEYSKLNTALTVEVRKKNYPALVTKMPFTPTHYYTVK from the exons ATGCAGCGAGCTGGGGCTGCCGGACGGCTTGCGCTCCGGCGCTTGGGGTCCTTCGGGGCTAGGAAGCGGGGCTATACTTCTGGGCAG actAAAGTGTTTGGCAGAGACAGGGTGAAGTTTATAGAAAGTCTAGTAGTTGGGGATATTGGAGAGCTGAAGCCTGATCAG GGCACACTCTCTCTCTTCACAAATGAGAAAGGAGGCATTATAGATGATTTGATTGTGACCAGCACCTCACAGCAGCATCTATACGTGGTTTCTAATGCTGGTTGCATGGACAAAGATGTTGCTCTCATGCAG AACAAGATGAAGGAAATGAAGGCAGCTGGCTATGATGTACACTTGGAGGTGTCAGACAATGCTTTGCTTGCTCTGCAAG gtCCTGCTATGGCCCACGTGCTGCAACCTGGGGTGGCAGACAATCTGGCTAAGCTGCCCTTCATGAGCAGTGCAATGATGGTCGTATTTGGAGTGCAAGGCTGTAGGGTGACACGCTGTGGCTACACAGGCGAGGATGGCGTAGAG ATCTCTGTCCCTGCAAGTCAAGCTGTGGAGCTGGCCGAGCTGCTGCTTAGAAACTCTTCTGTGTGGCTGGCTGGACTTGCAGCTCGGGATAGTTTGCGACTGGAAGCAGGCTTATGTCTTTATGGGAATGACATTGATGAGAACACAACCCCTGTGGAGGCCAGTCTGGTATGGACTCTTG GGAAACGTCGTCGTGTTGCCATGGATTTCCCTGGTGCTTCAACCATTTTGGCCCAAATTAAAGAGAAACCGAAAAAGAAGCGGGTAGGGCTGACTTCCACAGGACCTCCCATCCGGCAGCACGTGCCCATTCTTAGCCCAGAGGGCAAGGCAATTG GTGAAGTTACTAGTGGCTGCCCATCACCGTGCCTGCAGAAGAATATTGCTATGGGCTATGTGGACAGCGAATACAGCAAACTGAACACAGCCCTCACTGTAGAGGTGAGGAAGAAGAATTACCCAGCTCTTGTGACTAAAATGCCCTTTACACCTACCCATTACTACACTGTAAAATAA
- the AMT gene encoding aminomethyltransferase, mitochondrial isoform X1, which translates to MQRAGAAGRLALRRLGSFGARKRGYTSGQEKLKQTPLYDFHRHHGGKMVAFAGWSLPVQYTQSHLDSHLHTRQHCSLFDVSHMLQTKVFGRDRVKFIESLVVGDIGELKPDQGTLSLFTNEKGGIIDDLIVTSTSQQHLYVVSNAGCMDKDVALMQNKMKEMKAAGYDVHLEVSDNALLALQGPAMAHVLQPGVADNLAKLPFMSSAMMVVFGVQGCRVTRCGYTGEDGVEISVPASQAVELAELLLRNSSVWLAGLAARDSLRLEAGLCLYGNDIDENTTPVEASLVWTLGKRRRVAMDFPGASTILAQIKEKPKKKRVGLTSTGPPIRQHVPILSPEGKAIGEVTSGCPSPCLQKNIAMGYVDSEYSKLNTALTVEVRKKNYPALVTKMPFTPTHYYTVK; encoded by the exons ATGCAGCGAGCTGGGGCTGCCGGACGGCTTGCGCTCCGGCGCTTGGGGTCCTTCGGGGCTAGGAAGCGGGGCTATACTTCTGGGCAG GAAAAGCTGAAACAGACACCTCTCTATGACTTCCACCGGCATCATGGTGGGAAGATGGTGGCTTTTGCAGGCTGGAGCCTCCCTGTGCAATACACACAAAGCCACTTGGACTCCCATCTCCATACACGTCAGCACTGCTCTCTCTTTGATGTGTCCCATATGCTCCAG actAAAGTGTTTGGCAGAGACAGGGTGAAGTTTATAGAAAGTCTAGTAGTTGGGGATATTGGAGAGCTGAAGCCTGATCAG GGCACACTCTCTCTCTTCACAAATGAGAAAGGAGGCATTATAGATGATTTGATTGTGACCAGCACCTCACAGCAGCATCTATACGTGGTTTCTAATGCTGGTTGCATGGACAAAGATGTTGCTCTCATGCAG AACAAGATGAAGGAAATGAAGGCAGCTGGCTATGATGTACACTTGGAGGTGTCAGACAATGCTTTGCTTGCTCTGCAAG gtCCTGCTATGGCCCACGTGCTGCAACCTGGGGTGGCAGACAATCTGGCTAAGCTGCCCTTCATGAGCAGTGCAATGATGGTCGTATTTGGAGTGCAAGGCTGTAGGGTGACACGCTGTGGCTACACAGGCGAGGATGGCGTAGAG ATCTCTGTCCCTGCAAGTCAAGCTGTGGAGCTGGCCGAGCTGCTGCTTAGAAACTCTTCTGTGTGGCTGGCTGGACTTGCAGCTCGGGATAGTTTGCGACTGGAAGCAGGCTTATGTCTTTATGGGAATGACATTGATGAGAACACAACCCCTGTGGAGGCCAGTCTGGTATGGACTCTTG GGAAACGTCGTCGTGTTGCCATGGATTTCCCTGGTGCTTCAACCATTTTGGCCCAAATTAAAGAGAAACCGAAAAAGAAGCGGGTAGGGCTGACTTCCACAGGACCTCCCATCCGGCAGCACGTGCCCATTCTTAGCCCAGAGGGCAAGGCAATTG GTGAAGTTACTAGTGGCTGCCCATCACCGTGCCTGCAGAAGAATATTGCTATGGGCTATGTGGACAGCGAATACAGCAAACTGAACACAGCCCTCACTGTAGAGGTGAGGAAGAAGAATTACCCAGCTCTTGTGACTAAAATGCCCTTTACACCTACCCATTACTACACTGTAAAATAA
- the AMT gene encoding aminomethyltransferase, mitochondrial isoform X2 has protein sequence MQRAGAAGRLALRRLGSFGARKRGYTSGQEKLKQTPLYDFHRHHGGKMVAFAGWSLPVQYTQSHLDSHLHTRQHCSLFDVSHMLQTKVFGRDRVKFIESLVVGDIGELKPDQNKMKEMKAAGYDVHLEVSDNALLALQGPAMAHVLQPGVADNLAKLPFMSSAMMVVFGVQGCRVTRCGYTGEDGVEISVPASQAVELAELLLRNSSVWLAGLAARDSLRLEAGLCLYGNDIDENTTPVEASLVWTLGKRRRVAMDFPGASTILAQIKEKPKKKRVGLTSTGPPIRQHVPILSPEGKAIGEVTSGCPSPCLQKNIAMGYVDSEYSKLNTALTVEVRKKNYPALVTKMPFTPTHYYTVK, from the exons ATGCAGCGAGCTGGGGCTGCCGGACGGCTTGCGCTCCGGCGCTTGGGGTCCTTCGGGGCTAGGAAGCGGGGCTATACTTCTGGGCAG GAAAAGCTGAAACAGACACCTCTCTATGACTTCCACCGGCATCATGGTGGGAAGATGGTGGCTTTTGCAGGCTGGAGCCTCCCTGTGCAATACACACAAAGCCACTTGGACTCCCATCTCCATACACGTCAGCACTGCTCTCTCTTTGATGTGTCCCATATGCTCCAG actAAAGTGTTTGGCAGAGACAGGGTGAAGTTTATAGAAAGTCTAGTAGTTGGGGATATTGGAGAGCTGAAGCCTGATCAG AACAAGATGAAGGAAATGAAGGCAGCTGGCTATGATGTACACTTGGAGGTGTCAGACAATGCTTTGCTTGCTCTGCAAG gtCCTGCTATGGCCCACGTGCTGCAACCTGGGGTGGCAGACAATCTGGCTAAGCTGCCCTTCATGAGCAGTGCAATGATGGTCGTATTTGGAGTGCAAGGCTGTAGGGTGACACGCTGTGGCTACACAGGCGAGGATGGCGTAGAG ATCTCTGTCCCTGCAAGTCAAGCTGTGGAGCTGGCCGAGCTGCTGCTTAGAAACTCTTCTGTGTGGCTGGCTGGACTTGCAGCTCGGGATAGTTTGCGACTGGAAGCAGGCTTATGTCTTTATGGGAATGACATTGATGAGAACACAACCCCTGTGGAGGCCAGTCTGGTATGGACTCTTG GGAAACGTCGTCGTGTTGCCATGGATTTCCCTGGTGCTTCAACCATTTTGGCCCAAATTAAAGAGAAACCGAAAAAGAAGCGGGTAGGGCTGACTTCCACAGGACCTCCCATCCGGCAGCACGTGCCCATTCTTAGCCCAGAGGGCAAGGCAATTG GTGAAGTTACTAGTGGCTGCCCATCACCGTGCCTGCAGAAGAATATTGCTATGGGCTATGTGGACAGCGAATACAGCAAACTGAACACAGCCCTCACTGTAGAGGTGAGGAAGAAGAATTACCCAGCTCTTGTGACTAAAATGCCCTTTACACCTACCCATTACTACACTGTAAAATAA
- the TCTA gene encoding T-cell leukemia translocation-altered gene protein encodes MRNGVPLTVFSGFVAQRPWVSPLCERRRGLMAEAGAGPASAEWEAPTRVLRALTWLGQEFLSDWEAQDLRAAVFQLLLLWLLVSLLGIQVAWRVYGNTVTSLYYRQGPGGQNGETPDGSSHFSMWESTSNANTKTHRE; translated from the exons ATGCGCAATGGAGTCCCGCTGACAGTTTTCTCGGGATTTGTGGCGCAGCGCCCTTGGGTCTCGCCATTGTGCGAGCGGCGGAGGGGTCTGATGGCTGAGGCGGGGGCCGGGCCCGCCTCTGCGGAGTGGGAGGCCCCCACGCGGGTCCTGCGGGCTCTCACCTGGCTCGGGCAGGAGTTCCTGTCGGACTGGGAGGCCCAGGACTTGCGGGCCGCCGTCTTCCAGTTGCTGTTGCTCTGGCTGCTGGTGAGCTTGCTCGGCATCCAGGTGGCCTGGCGGGTCTACGGGAACACCGTCACCAGCCTCTACTATCGGCAAG gcCCTGGAGGACAGAATGGAGAAACTCCAGATGGCTCTTCACACTTCTCTATGTG ggaGAGCACAAGCAATGCAAATACAAAAACACATCGGGAGTAA